TTCGATACAAAATTATATCACGGGTCTAGGGAATAGTGCCGTGTCCCTAGCAGTGTATTGGATTGAACTGAGAACCGCTATAAGTAATCTTAGACCGGGATGTAAGTCAATAAATGAACAAAAATATTTACAGTTATTGTCAGCGGAGCAAAACATAAGTCCTTTTCCTAAAGGAGACGCTAAATCTGTATTTAAATTAGCTTTTAAATCTGACAAATTCCCTTTAGAACTTGTAACAACTGATTTGAACGCTCTCTTTCCATGAAATTTAATTCTGGCAACAGGTAATAAATAAGAATATCTCCTTGGTCAAGATAGACAAACTGATAACTTCTACCATTAGTTGTTAATCCCCAAACTGATTTTTGATTATCTAAATTTTTATAAGCGTATGTAAGTAGCTGAGGTAAACCTGCCGATATATCAATCTGACTATTTTTAGATTCAATTAACAGTACCCAAAAATATATTTGAGGTTTCGTCTGTTTAGCTTTACTGATAGCTAAAATATCAAATCTTACTTTAATTTTAATATCTTCATCTTCAACTTCAATATCAGCAATATTTTCCTCTAAAAGAATCTCGATAGGATAGCGATAAAAACCAGCTAATCTTAGTAAAGGAGCAACTACAAGAAACTTTGCCTGACCTTCAGAAACTTTACCTGCTGTCAAGTAGCGTCGAAAGTCATTTCTAATTTGTAGAAGTTCTTGTTGTTCTGCTTCCGGGAGAGGTTCTAGAGATAAGTAGTGAGAAAATGAGTCACTGTATTGTTCTTGAAAGCCAAACAGACGCTGAACTTCTTCTAAGGATAAATTGCGAGCGTTGAGAATTGTCATATATTTTTGATTGACTCAAGTGCAATCTAATCTCTAATCAAAATTCCCCACATAAAACCTATCTTAACCGCTGGTTGACTGACAAACGTCCTTAAAGCCTTGTCCCTTCATTTCTGTCCCGTTTAAGAATCGATTGTCGTTTAATCGGATTCATCCACTCTTCTAAGCGACTAAATGCTTGTGAAGAAAATAACGTTAAACATAAATAAACCACTGCTATACCCGCGTAAATTTCAAAGGCACGATAATTGTCAGCAACAATTAACTGTCCTTTGCGTACCAATTCTTCAAACCCAATCACAGAGACTAAGCTAGTATCCTTCAATAAACTGATAAACTCATTACCCAAAGGTGGAATCATCCGCCGGAAAGCTTGGGGAAAAATTACATAGCTCATCGTTTGTACAGAACTTAAACCTAGTGACTGTGCAGCTTCTGCTTGTCCTGGTTCAATTGATTGAATCCCTGCACGCACAACTTCGGCAATATAGGCGGCGCTATTCAAACTTAAAGCAATTACTCCTGCTAGAAGGCGGTCAAAAGTAAACGTGAAACCAAGTTGTTGGAAAATTGCTGGTAACCCAAAATAAATCATATAAATTTGCACCAGCAAAGGCGTTCCCCGAAAAAAATCCACATACGCCCTCGCTAACCATCGCACAGGTGTAATCTTAGAAAGGCGGACAATACCAATAAGGGAACCACCAATTAAACCAAACACTACAGAAAGTATTGTTAATTGTAGGGTCACCAACGCACCCTGTAAGAGAGTTGGCAAAGCCTGCAAAATTACAGCAATTGACGTAAATATCCCTGATACATCAGCGCTAGTCTGGTTCTCAAATGGTGATTTCGCTGGTAATGATGTGGGCGGCTCAACTTTAAACCATTTTTGGTAAATTTGCGAATAAGTGCCATTTTCCAACACCCTATTCAAACCATTGTTGATTAGTGCTAAATACGGCGAGTTTTTCGCTGTAGCAATTCCATAAAATTCCTCTGTTAGCAATTGCTGTACTACTTTAATTCCCTTAAGATTACCTGTATTAATTGCATACAAAGTAACAGGTGCATCATTAATTACCGCATCCACATTACCATTAAGCAATTCTTGCAAGGCAATAGGCGCAGAATCAAAACTCCGAATTTGCACTCCTGGAATACTTTTAGCCTTTGCAGCCCCAGTTGTACCAATTTGTACCGCAATTTTTTTATTTTGGAGGCTGTCAAAGCCAGTAATATTTTGATTGTCAGAACGGATTGCGATCGCTAACCCAGCCTTAAAATAAGGACGTGAAAAAGAAACACTCTTTGCCCGTTCCTCTGTAATCGTAATTGAACTAATCGCGGCATCTACCGTTTTCGCTTGTAATGCTGGGATAATGCCATCAAAAGGCAAACTTTGAAAATTAACTTTAAAGTTAGCAGAGGAAGCGACCGCATTCATCAAATCAATAGAAAAACCCTGTAACCCACCACCTTGTCCCTGAAACTCAAAAGGTGGAAACGCTGGTTCAGTCGCAACCCGCAAACTTCTCCCCACACCGGAATTTACACCACAGCCAGCCAATAACAAACAACTCAAACCAACAACCACAAACCAGCGCAGCCTACTTATGCAACCAAACTTAGCCATATATTTTTTCCCTCTGTGTCCTTGGCGACTTGGTGAAGCAGTGCTGAATCCGAAGGACGGTTAGTTAAAAATACTACAATCAACCATAGAGCAGCACAAATAGGCAATGAATAATTCTACCTCTGCCCTGATTTTTGAAAATATTGAAAAAAGCTTTGGTTCCCTCAAAGTCCTCAAGGGAATAACTGGCGAAATCAAACGAGGAGAAGTCGTTGCAGTGATTGGTTCCTCTGGCTGTGGTAAAAGTACTCTATTACGCTGCTTCAACCGCCTAGAAACCATTGACAACGGACGCTTAATAGTTAACGGGATCAACATATCTCAAGCAGCTGCCAACTATAGTCAATTACGGCAACTGCGGACACAAGTAGGCATGGTTTTTCAGCAGTTTAACCTGTTTCCTCATCTCAGTGTTTTAGAAAATATGACACTTGCCCCTCGTAAAGTTTTGGGTAAAACACCAAAAGAAAGCGCCCAACTAGCAGGGTTGTATTTAGAAAAAGTCGGTTTGTTTGATAAAGCCTCTAGTTATCCCGAACAACTTTCTGGCGGACAAAAGCAACGGGTAGCCATAGCCCGCAGTTTGTGTATGAATCCCCAGATTATGCTATTCGACGAACCCACCAGCGCTCTAGATCCAGAACTTGTGGGCGAAGTTCTGCAAGTAATGCAGCAATTAGCAGTAGAGGGAATGACGATGGTGATTGTCACCCATGAAATGCAATTTGCGCGAGAAGTAGCAAATCAGGTGATTTTTTTAGATAAAGGTATTATTGCAGAACAAGGTGCAGCGTATGAAGTTCTGACTAATCCGCAAAGCGATCGCTTGCGTATTTTCCTAAGTCGCCTAAACGCGAGATAATTAGAGGGCAGGAAGCCAGGGAAAATAACTCTAGACTTTTGTACAGACGCGTAGACGCAGGGAGTGCGGCTTCTCGTAAGAGTATAATCGCGTCTCTACTCTTAGCTCAGCACTACTTAAAGATATTCACGTAAAAAATCAAATGGGTCGTCTTCCCAACATGGTTCAGGTGTTCGCCAATATAAATTACTATTGATGTCAGCTTCAATTTCATCACCGTCGTCTCTGTCAAACAGATCGGTTAAAGCATTCCAGTCACGCTCTTTTAGAGACGTAAACGATTCGGCATATACCTGTAGATTATTTGAGTAATTCACGCGCTAAAGTTGTATTGACTGTCGCAAACAATTAGTCTAAGAGTTTTTAATAACGGTATTCTGCCTTTGACCAGTTTTAATTAAAAATTAAAGATTAAAAATTGAGAAGAAT
This region of Nostoc sp. UHCC 0302 genomic DNA includes:
- a CDS encoding restriction endonuclease subunit R: MTILNARNLSLEEVQRLFGFQEQYSDSFSHYLSLEPLPEAEQQELLQIRNDFRRYLTAGKVSEGQAKFLVVAPLLRLAGFYRYPIEILLEENIADIEVEDEDIKIKVRFDILAISKAKQTKPQIYFWVLLIESKNSQIDISAGLPQLLTYAYKNLDNQKSVWGLTTNGRSYQFVYLDQGDILIYYLLPELNFMERERSNQLLQVLKGICQI
- a CDS encoding ABC transporter permease subunit (The N-terminal region of this protein, as described by TIGR01726, is a three transmembrane segment that identifies a subfamily of ABC transporter permease subunits, which specificities that include histidine, arginine, glutamine, glutamate, L-cystine (sic), the opines (in Agrobacterium) octopine and nopaline, etc.), whose product is MAKFGCISRLRWFVVVGLSCLLLAGCGVNSGVGRSLRVATEPAFPPFEFQGQGGGLQGFSIDLMNAVASSANFKVNFQSLPFDGIIPALQAKTVDAAISSITITEERAKSVSFSRPYFKAGLAIAIRSDNQNITGFDSLQNKKIAVQIGTTGAAKAKSIPGVQIRSFDSAPIALQELLNGNVDAVINDAPVTLYAINTGNLKGIKVVQQLLTEEFYGIATAKNSPYLALINNGLNRVLENGTYSQIYQKWFKVEPPTSLPAKSPFENQTSADVSGIFTSIAVILQALPTLLQGALVTLQLTILSVVFGLIGGSLIGIVRLSKITPVRWLARAYVDFFRGTPLLVQIYMIYFGLPAIFQQLGFTFTFDRLLAGVIALSLNSAAYIAEVVRAGIQSIEPGQAEAAQSLGLSSVQTMSYVIFPQAFRRMIPPLGNEFISLLKDTSLVSVIGFEELVRKGQLIVADNYRAFEIYAGIAVVYLCLTLFSSQAFSRLEEWMNPIKRQSILKRDRNEGTRL
- a CDS encoding amino acid ABC transporter ATP-binding protein, with translation MNNSTSALIFENIEKSFGSLKVLKGITGEIKRGEVVAVIGSSGCGKSTLLRCFNRLETIDNGRLIVNGINISQAAANYSQLRQLRTQVGMVFQQFNLFPHLSVLENMTLAPRKVLGKTPKESAQLAGLYLEKVGLFDKASSYPEQLSGGQKQRVAIARSLCMNPQIMLFDEPTSALDPELVGEVLQVMQQLAVEGMTMVIVTHEMQFAREVANQVIFLDKGIIAEQGAAYEVLTNPQSDRLRIFLSRLNAR